One window of the Vigna radiata var. radiata cultivar VC1973A chromosome 1, Vradiata_ver6, whole genome shotgun sequence genome contains the following:
- the LOC106772410 gene encoding alkaline/neutral invertase E, chloroplastic, producing MSLGTSKAVFQALSRTVPQTGYNEPRMNSSDLTLHSRFGVKCMKKRSSRHRNLIVCSSMLQSGLRTHQFQWMGGTLHDHNKTYSRPWLKTCKCQRAESASGVTAGDGNGSRLLNDVQTSNSASNVMSTKHILEFEDVQVHQLKQEEVLASNVSNGAITDGFETSIEEEAWDLLRESVVYYCGNPIGTIAAKDPTSSNTLNYDQVFIRDFIPSGIAFLLKGEYDIVRNFILYTLQLQSWEKTMDCHSPGQGLMPASFKVRTVPLDGDDSATEEVLDPDFGEAAIGRVAPVDSGLWWIILLRAYGKCSGDLSVQERVDVQTGIKMILRLCLADGFDMFPTLLVTDGSCMIDRRMGIHGHPLEIQALFYSALLCAREMLTPEDGSADLIRALNNRLVALSFHIREYYWIDMKKLNEIYRYTTEEYSYDAVNKFNIYPDQISPWLVEWMPNKGGYLIGNLQPAHMDFRFFSLGNLWSVVNSLATVEQSHAILDLVEAKWSDLVAEMPFKICYPALEGQEWQIITGSDPKNTPWSYHNAGSWPTLLWQLTVASIKMKRTHIAAKAVEMAERRIARDRWPEYYDTKRSRLIGKQSRLYQTWSIAGYLVAKLLLADPSKANILITEEDSELVNALISANPRGKRGRKNLKQTYIV from the exons ATGTCCCTGGGTACTTCTAAAGCAGTTTTTCAGGCTCTGTCCAGGACTGTGCCTCAAACTGGGTATAATGAGCCTCGTATGAACTCTTCAGATTTAACGTTACATTCCCGGTTTGGAGTAAAATGTATGAAGAAAAGGTCCTCAAGGCATAGGAATTTAATTGTGTGTTCTAGCATGCTCCAAAGCGGGTTAAGAACTCATCAATTTCAGTGGATGGGTGGCACTTTGCATGACCACAATAAAACCTATAGTCGTCCATGGTTAAAGACATGCAAATGCCAACGGGCTGAAAGTGCGAGTGGCGTAACAGCAGGAGATGGAAATGGATCAAGACTTTTGAATGATGTCCAAACATCAAATTCAGCAAGCAATGTGATGAGTACAAAGCATATCCTAGAGTTTGAAGATGTCCAAGTCCATCAATTGAAACAGGAAGAGGTTTTGGCATCTAATGTTTCAAATGGAGCTATTACTGACGGCTTTGAGACCTCCATTGAGGAAGAAGCATGGGACTTACTTAGGGAGTCTGTAGTTTACTATTGTGGCAATCCCATCGGAACAATTGCTGCAAAGGACCCGACCAGTTCCAATACTTTGAATTACGACCAGGTCTTTATTCGTGATTTCATTCCTTCAGGAATTGCCTTCCTATTGAAGGGGGAGTATGATATTGTTCGGAATTTTATCCTTTATACACTTCAGTTGCAG AGCTGGGAAAAAACAATGGATTGTCATAGTCCAGGACAAGGTTTGATGCCAGCAAGTTTTAAGGTTCGGACAGTTCCTCTAGATGGTGATGATTCTGCAACGGAAGAAGTTTTGGATCCTGACTTTGGAGAGGCAGCCATTGGGCGTGTTGCTCCTGTTGATTCTG GATTGTGGTGGATTATTTTATTACGAGCATATGGAAAATGCTCTGGTGATCTATCAGTTCAAGAGAGAGTTGATGTGCAAACAGGaattaagatgattttgagGTTATGTCTTGCTGATGGCTTTGATATGTTCCCCACCTTATTAGTAACAGATGGTTCTTGCATGATAGATCGGAGGATGGGAATTCATGGGCATCCTTTGGAGATTCAG GCACTGTTTTATTCTGCCTTACTTTGTGCACGTGAGATGCTTACTCCAGAGGATGGATCAGCTGATCTTATCCGGGCACTGAACAACCGTCTGGTAGCTCTTTCATTTCATATCAGAGAATACTATTGGAttgatatgaaaaaattaaatgagatCTACCGCTACACAACAGAGGAGTACTCCTATGATGCAGTTAACAAGTTCAACATATACCCAGATCAGATTTCTCCTTGGTTAGTGGAATGGATGCCTAACAAAGGAGGCTATTTAATTGGTAACCTACAACCAGCTCACATGGACTTCCGATTTTTTTCCCTGGGAAACTTGTGGTCTGTTGTAAACAGTTTGGCCACAGTGGAGCAATCGCATGCCATATTGGATCTTGTTGAGGCCAAATGGTCAGATTTAGTGGCAGAGATGCCATTCAAGATTTGTTATCCTGCTCTTGAGGGGCAGGAGTGGCAGATAATCACAGGCAGTGATCCTAAGAACAC GCCTTGGTCCTACCATAATGCAGGCTCCTGGCCGACACTGCTCTGGCAG CTCACAGTTGCAAGCATAAAGATGAAGCGAACACATATTGCTGCAAAGGCTGTTGAGATGGCTGAGAGACGCATAGCAAGAGACAGGTGGCCAGAATATTATGACACGAAGAGATCTCGACTCATTGGAAAGCAATCTCGACTATATCAGACATGGTCCATTGCTGGATACCTTGTGGCAAAGTTGCTGCTTGCAGACCCAAGCAAAGCAAACATACTGATCACTGAAGAGGATTCTGAGCTTGTGAATGCTTTGATTAGTGCGAATCCTAGAGGAAAGCGTGGACGCAAAAATTTGAAGCAAACTTACATTGTATGA